In Verrucomicrobiota bacterium, a genomic segment contains:
- a CDS encoding YqhA family protein gives MCIVGLIKTIKAVRVFFLEDLAGEKVAESVTAYVVQAMDAFVIAMVLVVFSTGIFHLFIMELKKEDFKGLRGFERINSIKGLKKILGEMIIIVLFVHFLNLVIENATLEWTILTIPASVLLMAGALKLLNLGDKEKNKPKN, from the coding sequence ATGTGTATTGTAGGTCTCATAAAGACAATAAAGGCAGTCAGGGTTTTTTTCCTCGAAGATCTTGCAGGAGAGAAGGTAGCGGAGTCTGTTACCGCGTATGTGGTTCAGGCAATGGACGCTTTTGTTATCGCAATGGTACTAGTAGTTTTTTCAACGGGTATTTTCCATTTATTTATCATGGAATTGAAAAAGGAAGATTTTAAAGGACTTCGGGGTTTTGAGCGAATTAATTCTATAAAAGGATTAAAGAAAATTCTTGGTGAAATGATCATCATAGTCCTATTTGTCCATTTTTTGAACCTTGTCATTGAAAACGCCACTCTGGAATGGACGATCCTTACAATACCCGCGAGTGTTTTGCTAATGGCTGGCGCTTTGAAATTGCTCAATCTGGGTGATAAAGAAAAAAATAAACCGAAAAATTAA